The Demetria terragena DSM 11295 sequence GAATACCGTCCACGCGGTTCGTTCCGTGCGTTGGCCCGCCAGTACCTCGAGTACGGCCGCTGGCGCCGGGTCGTGGCCCGTCAACACTCTGGATCGATCAACCTGCGCTACCTGGCACCGCCTGCAGCCACCGCGGCGATCGCCGCTGGCGCGGTCGGCGGCTTGTGGTGGCGCCCGCTGTGGGTCATCCCTGGCGGATACCTGAGTGCCATCACGCTCGCTGGTGCGGTGATCTCCCGGGGTGCCCCGGCACCGGTCGCCGTGCGCGTGGCCCCAGTGCTGGCGACGATGCACCTCACGTGGGGATATGGCTTCCTGACTTCTCGCATCAACCTGGCCGACGACGTGTCGACCGACACACCGCAGGCTCCGCTTCCGGACCCGACTGGCCCGATAACCTGAGCCCGGCACTTCCTGCACCGACGAGCCGCAGGATTTCCGATGACAAAGGACGCTATGGACCTTCGAGTGCGCGCGGCCAGGATGTGGCAGGACCGAAAGATCCTGGACACGCTGGTACGCCGTGACTTGCGGGTCCGCTATGCCCGCAGCGCGCTGGGCTACCTGTGGACCCTGATCGATCCGCTCGCGATGGGTTTCATCTACTTCTTTGTTTTCGGTCTCATCCTCAATGCCGACCGAGGCACACCGATGCCCTTCATCGTGTTCTTGCTCGCGGGTCTGCTGCCCTGGAACTGGTTCAACACCAGCGTGACCGAGACCGCCCGCGCGCTGAACGCCGAGCGAAAATTGGTCCGGTCGACCAACATTCCGCGCGAATTCTGGGTCATGCGAGTCGTGCTAGCCAAGGGCGTGGAGTTCTTACTGTCGCTGCCGGTGCTGGCCTTCTTCATCGTGCTGGCAATGGCTGGCGTACCCCACATCAGTACCGGCGGAAGCATCGGGCTGAACTGGTACCTCCTGATGGTTCCGGTGGCTCTGGTCATTCAGTTGATGTTGTGCATCGGCATTGGCCTGATCATGGCGCCGCTGGGCTCGTTGGCGGACGACTTCGTCCGGCTGGTCCGCATCCTGCTGCGGATGATGTTCTATCTCTCGGCGATCCTGTATCCGATGAGTTTGGTGGAAGAGAAGGCTCCAGAGTGGGCCGCTACCCTGCTCTCGTTCAACCCGATGATTGGCATCATCGACATGTACCGGATGGGGCTTGCAAACGGCCAGAGTCCGAATCTGCTGGCTTGGGGTGCGGCAGCGGTCATCGCGATCTTCTGGCTGTTCTTCGGGCTGTGGGTGTTCCGGCGCCTGGAGCCGGCCGTACTGAAGGAGATCTGACGTGAGCTTGGAGTGGAAGACGTCAGTGGGCGAGCCCGTCATCAGTGTGGAGAACCTGGGAATCGAGTTTCTGCGCGGGCGAAAGCGCAAACTGTCCTTGCGCGAGATGGTCTACACCCGCAAGACGACCCACAACAAGGACACCTTCTGGCCACTGGAAGACATCAGCTTTGAGGTGGGTCGGGGCGAAGGCGTGGGACTGGTCGGTGGCAATGGCGAGGGGAAGTCCACCCTGCTCAAACTCATTGCCGGAACCTTGCTCCCAGATCGCGGTCGGGCCGTTGTACGCGAAGGCGTGGCACCGCTGATTGAACTCACCGGTGGGTTCGTGGGTGACCTCTCGGCCCGGGAGAATGTCTATCTCACTGCGGCGTTGCACGGCATGTCCGAGGAGCAGATCGAGGAGCGCTTCGAGGAGATCGTGAAATTCGCCGGGCCGCAGGTGAAGGCCGGCCTGGACGCACCCTTCCGGCACTTCTCCTCGGGCATGCAGGTCCGGCTGGGCTTTGCCGTGATCACGTGCCTCGACGAGCCGATCATCTTGGTCGATGAGGTGCTTGCCGTGGGTGACAAGAAGTTCCGCGAGAAGTGCTATGACCGGATGGAAGGGCTGCTGGAGGAAGGGCGGACACTGTTCTTGGTCTCGCACAACGAGCGTGACCTGAAGCGGTTCTGTACCCGCGGTATCTATCTGCGGCAGGGACTGGTCGCAGCCGACGGCCAGATGAACGACGTCATCGCGCAATACAACGAGGACATCCTCTCCTCCTGACTAGGCCGGGAGGAGATCCACCGTCAACGGCGGCTGCGTCTTGTCGCGGATCTCTT is a genomic window containing:
- a CDS encoding ABC transporter permease, with protein sequence MTKDAMDLRVRAARMWQDRKILDTLVRRDLRVRYARSALGYLWTLIDPLAMGFIYFFVFGLILNADRGTPMPFIVFLLAGLLPWNWFNTSVTETARALNAERKLVRSTNIPREFWVMRVVLAKGVEFLLSLPVLAFFIVLAMAGVPHISTGGSIGLNWYLLMVPVALVIQLMLCIGIGLIMAPLGSLADDFVRLVRILLRMMFYLSAILYPMSLVEEKAPEWAATLLSFNPMIGIIDMYRMGLANGQSPNLLAWGAAAVIAIFWLFFGLWVFRRLEPAVLKEI
- a CDS encoding ABC transporter ATP-binding protein → MSLEWKTSVGEPVISVENLGIEFLRGRKRKLSLREMVYTRKTTHNKDTFWPLEDISFEVGRGEGVGLVGGNGEGKSTLLKLIAGTLLPDRGRAVVREGVAPLIELTGGFVGDLSARENVYLTAALHGMSEEQIEERFEEIVKFAGPQVKAGLDAPFRHFSSGMQVRLGFAVITCLDEPIILVDEVLAVGDKKFREKCYDRMEGLLEEGRTLFLVSHNERDLKRFCTRGIYLRQGLVAADGQMNDVIAQYNEDILSS